From the genome of Triticum aestivum cultivar Chinese Spring chromosome 1A, IWGSC CS RefSeq v2.1, whole genome shotgun sequence:
TAATCGATATGATTTGATTGTTGCCGTATATGGAAGAAAAGGATGGAATGATTGGTGTGTTATATGGAAAGGTATGATCGATGAAAGAATGGAAGCGTTGGTTTGGTTTTCCTGCGCATGGAATTAAAACCGGTCTTGGTTTTTGGAGGGAGGAAGAAAATCGGTGGGAGGGAGATTGCGTGGTGGGGGCATGTATCGATCGGTGGAAGGGTGGAAGCGAACGAAACGAACGAACGACCTATGGACTGAGACATTAGAAGTAGAGATGCTCGACTCGTCCACCTGCAGGCGGCCATGACCCTCCAGGAACACCCCGTCCGCCGGCACCGAGTGGCCGATCTTGAGTATCACCACGTCGCCGACCAAGATATCGAATCTGGAGACCTCCTGCCTCCGGGCGGCGCGGACGACGGTGACGGCGATATTGTCGGACTCAGCTAGCTAGCTCGTCGAAGCGCTTGGCCTGGCCGTGGTTGCTGACGGCGGACACGGCGGCGACGAGGAACACCACGAGGAAGATGCCAACGCTGTCGTACCAGCCGTGCTCCTCGATGGTGAAGCCGACGAGCACGATGAAAAGGTCGTCCTTGAGCGCGTCCCAGAGGTAGCTGAAGAAGCTCTTGGGCATGGGCTTCGGGTACGTGTTCGCGCCGAACGACTTCCTGCGGCGCCCCAAGTCGTCGCTGTCACCGCGGATGCCGTGCTCGGCGtcggaggccagcgcggcggcgaTGCCAGCGCCGCCTCCCAGGCCCCCCCGCGGCGAGGGACGACACAAAGACGTTGGCAAAGGCTGCCTGCACGGCGCTACTCAGCGGCCCCCAGCATCGGACAACCGAGCCGGTCTCCAGCACGCAGGTGAAGCCGTCGCCGGAGACAAGGGACCCGAACGCGCCAGGGACCACCTCCGGGAACTGCCCAGACCCCCTCCTCCACCATCGGATCCCGCGCGCCTGCCCGTCGCACGCCGCGACGTGGTCGGCCCCGACGGTGAGGTCCGAGAGCGGCGCCGGTCCCCTGTACACCCGCCTGAGCTGCCCCGGGGCCTCCGGCGGCCAGCAGAAGAGCGCAGTGACGACACCGCCTCGGACCGCGCCAACGCCGCAAAGGAACCCCGCGCCGCCCGAGACCTGCGAGAAGACGAGCTGCGGCGcgacggaggaggcggaggcgttgtAGACCGACGAGCCGGCGCCGGCCGCGACGCAGTAGATGGTGCCGTTGTCGGCGGCGACGCCGCAGACGGCGGAGCCCCCCGCGACGGCGAGCGTGGAGGCCGTGACCTCCGCGGGCACAAGCGTGGAGGCCGTGTTTAGGGGCTGGTTTAATGGTCACGACGTTTTTACAAAACTCCCCCTGAATCGACTAGTATTCACCCTAGGATCAACCAGATGGCGGTCAAAGCGAGGTGGCAGGCGCTGACTAGGCCAAGTCAGCAAATACGTACACAAAATCGTACAAATATACTAAAGTGAACCCTGTGCGCAAGTACATGGACCGTAGTTAGGGTATTTCGAAATAGTGGTACCAATCTGTCAACCGGTTCAAGTTTAGTGACGTACAGTAAATTTTTCTCTTTAATAAATTGCAATGAAGTTAACTTGATCGATTGTTTGTAATGCGACCTTTAATGACACATGGAAGGTCTAGTCGTGTGGACATGTAGGATTAGTCGTGTAAGCTTCTAGATGTGGATCAACTAGATGGGCTTCTGAGACCGCCCCATCAAAGTGGATGCACCCAAATGGACTTAGTTAGGGCTTTTACAGTGTTGCTGGTCCGACTCCTTGTGTATGGGCCTACTCTGAGGGAATCTTGCTGTCATTAGGCCCCGGGTCTGGTCCCGTCATCAACATCAACTCTTGGCTTGAGGAAGTTTTGTTTCACGAATTGGTTGTGCGTGCTACTAAGTCACCTACCGGAGGCCTTGATGGACTCGCAAAAAATATGTGAAAATGTTATATGGCAAAGtctctgtgacacccaaaattttctGCCGGAGTCTGGCTAGAGGACCCCTGAAGGGTGTATCAAGAATTTTGAGTGAAACACGAAGAACGCTTGGACTTATCCAAGTCGACCTTGCCATCTATTTGTCCTGAAGAGGAACGCTTTTGACTTCCAGTTTCGAAGCCGAGTATGCAAACTTAAGCATTTGGCTCCGGCATGGAAGCCAACTTGTGCCGCTGGGGATATCGAATCCGGCCTTAGCTCAAGCGTTGTCGAGTGGTGTGAAACTCAAGGGAGTCAACGGACAACGCCCGTTCCACAGAGACAGACTGTGTTTGAGTGTGTGTAATCGGTGCATCGGTTGTCATCTTTAAATTATGTTATGATCCAAACCTGACTCCCTGATGGATCTACCGACTGCGAGAAGCATCGTCTGGTCTAGTCAAAATTAGTCAAAGTGACAGTTGGACTACGCGAGACACGATCACGATCATGTGGAATGTTGACTATAGTGTCACATCGACTGTGCGCATTCAATGCAGACGGTTGATGAGTGAATATTCCAGTCATTCTTACCCGAGTTTAAACCTGGCGTTCTCAGATATTTTAAGATTATCACTTCAATTTGCCCACTAATTACTAACAATTGTAAATCTCATTGTTTATTTTGTTCCTTGCACAAATGAAAGTTATTAGGTAAAAAATCAAGCCATATATGCGATATGCTCGACGTGAAGATTATTCCATACAATTGGATGCTCACGGGAGGTCCCAGGAAATAAGACAGTGTACGGTACGACCAAAATTAGTCATACCACCAGTCGTACCAGGCGCCATCGCATCCATGATGTCATCTCTGACATCTTCTGTGAAGGGACCCGAGCCTAATTCGCAACAGAGGCGCCCTAAAACCTTATTCTCGACTGTTTGCACTATATAAAGGAGAAGGAGACTCACCGGTAAAAGGAGGAGAGTAACAATTCCCATGTAGTTTTCACCATCACCAATACCATCTAAATCCAGTCACCGTCAACATCCCATCTCCATAGCCATTTCCaccaacatagcctccacttcatcagtttaattatttgcaaaaaaaaattccaTCACGATTAGCGGCTTTGTAAGACTTTTAATCATTCGTCTTTTAGTAAATATTTATACAATGTCTATTGCTTGTGATTCAATAACTATGTGTGAGTAATCCCCTCAGGCTAAGGGCTGAGGCATATCCTCACAACCTCATGTACGCACACGAAGGGATCGTCCATTATTTAAGATAACTTTATTATACATTATTGTGCAACTATTTTTTGTCTCTTGTCTCTACCTCGATCAAGACTCACCGGTACCCGAGACTCCGGAGACTGGGACAAGGAGAGGTTAAGGGCAGAGGGGAGAGGATAACTATGATGAAAACTAGCGGCGATGGTTGAAtcaggtccccccccccccccccccgaatgaGTGGTCCCATCCCAAACCTGCATAAACCATTCTATGATGGAGGAGAAGGTGCACTCGACAGACGAGaggaggggagaggatgaggagggaGTGGAATGAGTGTCACCATGCTATAGCGGGATTGTAATTTGATGTGTATTATTATACAAACGTATTTGTATTGGTTACTTAGCTAGGAGGAGTTTTCGGTCAGGACATCTCAGTGATTGTTACACCCACGGCCTCCACAACTATTCATTTTCAAGATCCACACATACCTGGATCCCTCACTAGAGCTTCCACATGATAATTAATTTATCAGATAATTTCATTTCTGGGGAATATTCATGAGAACATGTTGTTGTGAAAATTTCATATGTTCATACTTCTCGCAAATGAAGGGCCTAGTATGGACAAGAAGGGAGTGTTGAagcatgatcaagcatggagaCTGAGACGGACTGAGATGAACGCACAATGAATGAGATGGAGCTTCAAATGAagatttcaagactttgaagcaACCATAATGATGCATGAAGACATGGATCAAATAAACAGGCTGACACTTAATTATTTCATCCATAGCCTTCAACAAATGTTATGCTAGTTAACTTTTGGGGCATAGACAGTTTTTTACAACATTTCGCTAAGTAAATCTACCTAGAGTTGGGCTAGCTGAATTTGCATTTCGCCCCTCCATAAATAGTGCTCCTAGAGCATCATTTAGACATGGGTTTGTTTAGTTAAAAgctcaccatagctgcaacttcatgtacttgtCCAACGACTAAGCCAAGACCACTAACAAAACTACAACCATCATCTATACTTTATttgtattcgcaatatccagattgcataTCATAGTTATTGTTGTGTTGTTTAATTGTGAACTAGTTTGTAGTTGGACCTTCAAAGTTGTCTTCACCCCAATCGACGAGTGTTCCTCATCGAGTGATCTCGGACACCCATAGTGATGTATCTTTGATTGTTGTTAGTGTATTCAAGATGTATGCATTCTTGTATCCCCAAAATTTCTAGTTTCTATGATTACATCTGCTTTCCACCAATTAAAATGCCTAAGTTAGTGCATACAAATATTTATGAATATCATATACATACCAATAATAACACAGCTCAAGGCATGTAATTTTCAAACCACAAAAGACTCAGGTCCACTTGATCATCACTCATATAGGAGTAAGAGGTCTCCAGGAAGGTTGTAACCTCAGGGTGGTGATCAAGCTCAAAGAAAATGTAATTATCAATCAGTGGAACATCAAACTCTGAGGTAGGGTCTTTCCTGAAAAGTTCAACAATGTGTGGGTCTTTACCCTTAGTGAAGTCACATTGTCCATTGAACTTCTCATCTACAGGATGGATGAGTTTCATTCCCATATACTCACAAGCAGAGCATCCACCTAATTAccaagcagacatcaaaaggaaacAGTAATTAGCTTGGATGCAAGGCAAGAATGCATTGAGCAACAAAAGTTGTATCATAATATTCATATTTCGTATTGAATGGAGCATATAATACAAAAAATCCTTGGTATCTCAAATCCAATTGGAATAAAGCTGAAATAAACAATTTCTATACAGAATTAGATATTTCAGCAAAATGCGCTTGCCACACAATTAAATGGTTGATCTAAACAAAACACCATTCATGCTAAATGAGTAAATCTGTTGCAAATACTCAACTTTAGAAACTCTTAGTCTGGTCTAATGTGAAAGTTCAGTTGCTACTCGGGGCTATCATATAAACCGAACTAAAAAACTCCCTGTTTAACCCAAAATTAATTTCAGTGCAAGTGTGTAACCCAAAGTTAAGTGCTTTGCACGTTTAATTCATGTTTCCGCCCTACTCTCTTTTAGTATCAGAAATTCATTCAGTAAGATGAGATACTAAATAAAGAGGATCCGCACAAAAACTAGACGTTAGTTGCAAATGTTAATTTCAGATAATAATATCATGTCTAAAAACCCAGGCAAGTGTAATATGAGAATTCAGTCATATGTATGAACTAATGAAAAACAAGGAAAACTTGGCATACCAGCTCTTCCTGATAATGTCACAGGACAGCACAAGGTCACATCATCCACATCTTGAAGTGAAGCACGAACCTCAGCAAAAAAAACAGCTTAGGCTGATTAGGCTCGCTCTCGCGTGATGCCAAGAAGTTGACATGATAATAGCTATCAGGAACCAAAGTAACCAAACTTTTGCCGCATAGTAGATGAATCTGATAAAGTTCCTGAATAATGAAAATTAACCCATGTCAGAGATGCAGCAGATTGAAGGAAAACCAAAATATAAATCAGCCGTTAGGCAAACGGGAATCAGCAATATTACCCCAAACTGGAACGCGAGTTTCTTGAGCGCCATGTTTACTATACCAAGGCAAAACTCCTGATCCCTCTTGAAGGCATGCATCTTGATCCTTAACGCTCTATATGCTCCTTGGCTTAGGCTCGACGAGCTTGGTGGCGGCTGTGTGAGAGCTAAACTGGAAACAACCAGCTTGACGAATTCAAGCACTATAAGCGATGAATTGCTTTGCGGCCTCAGGTCAGTTAATCCAAAAGCTAATGGGTGACCATGAATTCCATGCTTTGCAAGAAAAGCGTCAGTAGGAGCACAGTTGGCAATGAAAAAAAATTGAGCCTCGCGAGCTGCGTCACTAGGGAGATGCGCTGCCAGAATGGCAGCCCTGAAGGCGTCGTCCATGCGGTTTGCGTGGGAAACACCTTCTCTGTCAACAAGCACGGCGGCATGGTGAAGGTTGTCATGGCTTCTGCAGTTCTGCTCAGGTAGGACACGGCCTCTTCAGCAGACAGGGTGGGCGCGTACGCCCTCATGAAGGCGACGAGGGCGTCGAGGGAGCGGCGAGCCAGGCGGAATATGGCCTTGCAGCTCAGCATCATGGGCTGAAGAACCTCCTGGCTGGAGGAAGCGGGGAAGACTGTATCGTGCCAGAGACAGTTGGCGAGGATGTTGCAGACGGGGTCGTGGAGGCCGTAGGCGTAGCCCGCGAGCAGCATGCCGCGCGCGTGGCGGCCGACGATCTCGCGGTCCATCATGGCGAGCGCCTGCAGGTGGTGCCGGTGAACGGTGTCCAGCAGCGCTGCCTCGAGCGGGCTCGGCTCCGCCCGGGGGTGACGCCTCGGCGGCCCCTCCGTGCCGGCGGCAGGGATCGGAGGACGGGGCACCTTCACGATGCGGCGGGGCTCGACGCACACCGGGCCAAGGGTCACATAGTCCATGGTTTCGGGGGTCACTCCATATTTCTTCGTCAAATCCTCCATCACACGGCGATTCGCCGCCGCGAGATCGGGCTGCATCGCTGACGGCGGAGGGCGTTTGGGGGGATCGAAACTTCTGTGAGAGAAAAAAGCGAGGATACTATCGACGGAAGAGGAGTCGGAGGGACAATTCGGTTGCGAGGACTCCTAATTTTCCAGCGCGATGTATTGCACAGATCACGATGTTCTTCTGTTCCTATATCGTCGGAGATAGTTCAAAGGGCCTATTGCTTGAATTAAGCATGAAGAAGATATCCATATCAATCTCAACATAAGATTAATGATATAGGACTTACATGTGCAATGCTTATGGcatatctagatgtgctttagcaaaactgtagtTCAAAAGAGTATTGTTTTTCATGAAAATTTTATGTTGACGCGAAGATGGCAAATTTATGTTGACTAGCACATTCTTTTGGCAAAGAATTATAGATTTTGTCATATTCATCAATTAAACTTGTCACTCTCGACAAACATAATTTGCCTGATTAGAAACATGTTCGTGTACGTACACGTTCCGCACTGCACGTAGTTCCGATTGTGTTCGAAGTCGGATGGCTCAGCCCGTATACACAAAGAAAATAATAAATACCCAGGACACAAGGACAGCATATTCCTCATAAACAGAGAGGAAACAATCGATCGCGCCGCATCGACGGGAGAGACGAGATGAACCCTATCTGCCGCCGCCGCTCCGCGTTGCCGCCGCCGGCGAAGACGACCCCGACGGACGATGAAAACCTCCTCCCCGAGGTACTCATCCGTCTCCCTCCGCAGCCATCCTCTCTCCCCCGCGCCTCCCTCGTCTGCAAGCAGTGGCGCCACCTCATCGCCGATCCCCAATTCCTCCGCCGCTTCTGCGCCCACCACCGGGAGCCCCCATCATCGGCGTGTTCCTGGACTTCTACCGCGGAGACCTCTCCTTCAGGTCGGTCCTGGATCGCCCGGACCTCATCCTGCCCGAGCGCTTGTCCGTGCGGTTCGACGGCATCgaaggcggcggcgtcgagggaaACGACGGCATCTGGTCCTTCCGCCGCTGCCGCCACGGTCGCGTGCTCTTCACCAGAGGGGACCACCTCGGCAAGGGCTGCCGCCACGTCCTGGTGTGGGATCCCGTCACAGGCGACCGCCGCTTCATAGGCAGTCCGCCGCAGTTGGATCACGACTGGAGCAAGTCACATGTGCAAGCGGATGTGCTCTGTGTTGCCGGCGACAAGGACCACGTACACGGCAGCTGCCACTCGAGCCCCTTCAATGTCGTCTTGGTGTGCGCCGACAAGCTGGCCGCGCGAGCCTGCGTCTACTCATCGGAGACCAACTCATGGGGCGATCTCATATCAACCGATGTTCCGTATCACACTATGTCTTGTGTTGGAAGTCGAAGCATCCTGGTTGGCAATTCCCTGCACTGGTTTATTTTTGGTACTCAGACTGGCATCCTTAAGCTTGATTTGGATACTCGGAGCCTAGCTGTTGTAGAGGTGCCACCGGATGCCCATTCTAGTCATCATGGCCTCTATCTGAGTACGCTGGGTGGCGGGCTTGGCTTCATCGTTGTGTCAGACGACTTCGTAGCTCAACTATGGGTGAGGACGACTGATTTTGATGGAGTTGCTGGATGGATGCCGGCACAAGCAATTGAGTTGAACAAGCTTCTTCCGCTGAGACCAGGCGAGTGGACAAATCTGCAAACGGTGTTGGGTGTCGCTGGAGATGAGAATGTGATATTTGTGTCAACAAGTGGAGGCGTCTTCATGGTCCATCTTGAGTCCTTGCAGTTTAAGAAGATTTTTGAAAGCAATCCTTTCGCCGAATGTACGACATCAACCATCCACCCATTCACAAGTTTTTTTACTGCAGGCAATAACATGAATGTACAAGGATAAGGCCTATAGTCTTTTCCAATACTTCTGGAGTACCTTCCGTGCTTTCGGTTACTGTAGCAATTTTGATACTCCAAATATCAATAGTTTGTTCGGCTGGTGATGAACTCGTAACAGAGTCTTTTTTAATATTTCTTTTGTTTAGTGAGCAGTACTAGACAGTGCGGCTGCTCGTCTATTGCAGTATGTGTAACCTGTACTCTGTACCAAGCTATGATGGAGATATTTTCACAAGATATATAACAGTTGGAAATTGGCAAGAACTAAATCAGTGACCAAATTGGCATACTTGAAAGCTTAAACTCTGCGGATCTTGATACTTGCAAGAACTTGATTTGATCTTTTGTTACGAAATGACGGCTCTTGTTCTTTTATCATGTTTTGAAGTGCCTCTCTTCTAGTGAAGGGAATATGTTTTAATCTTTGCTAAGGTCACTTTATTTAACTCTGGAGAACCATTGCCACTTCTGTTTTCCAGAGTTTATTAGCTCGGCTAAATTGTAATAACTTTTTATGATTTGTGGAGTAGAATGAGCTCACTTAAAAAAAGGGAGAGGAAACACTGAACCACACGAAATATATATTTGTTGTGTCAGATTTGTGTTAGCAGGCGACTTCAGATTATATGCTGCTACACATAACGGAGTACTGTATTATTTTTCTTATCAGTATCGTGGTTGTTTGATGTTTCTATGTAAATTGGGTGGGGGGAGGATGAAGAGGGAAACTGGGATAAAAGAGGAAACTTAAACTGGGGTGGGGAGGATGAAGAGGTAACAGTGGAATTGCAGTTCAAGTAAGCGTTAATTTTAATAAGTACTCCTAGCTAAGATGTCCAACCGCATAAGTTTACTTTATCTAGACATTTAGCAGACCAGTTTCCCAGGTTGCATTTTATCAGTTCTGTTAGCGCGCGAGCTGCATTGGTTCTATGGCGAGACGTGTTTGTGTTGCATTTGTCGTAAATGTTTGCTACTACCATCGTCGAGATTTGCTACATTATTAATGGTGATGCTAAACATGCTACGGCGGTGACCATATTTTTTGCTGCAACCGCAGtcattttttgctacaaccggcgacATAATTTGTTACCACCATTCTTTTTGGCGGTGACCAGCGATGAAAATCAGAGAAAGCTGCAGCCGACTACGAGAAAGCTTCAAAACGCTTTTGAAAAAGCTTCAACTAGGGAACGGTGAGCTGACAATGGTGAGCAGCAACGACAGGAGCtgcttttttgctgcaaccgttgtTCGTGTTTGCTACGTCCGTCAGGCGTTTTGCTGCGACCAGCAACTGAGGGAGGTACACTGCGAGCTCGTCCATGGAGCGTTGCAGCCGGCGACCGCCGCCACCGGAGCTGCGACCCATGGCATTTTTTGACTGCAACCTGCAAGCGCTCGGTGTTGCATGCGTGAAGCTGGCGAGAAACCAATGGGAGGCACCGACCATCAACGAGGGCGGCGACCGGCGGTGCTTCGAGGTTGGGCATTCGCTCATCCATGGAGAGTGCTAGCGGGGCCGCTGCTCCTGTTCTTCGTTGGCGGCTATGTCTTTGGAGAGAAAACGATAGGAGGAGCGCAGATCTAACGGCCGTATGTGCACGCATCGAACGCCTGGGctgcgaccggcccaaatttgggccggcgcgccggcgcctatcGCTCCCCTTTTAGAAAGGTTCACGTCTGGTTTTCCAGTTTTTTCCTCCCTCTTCTGTctgttttccttttgtttttctatttctttcactTTATCTTTATCCAATTTTCCAGTTTTGTTTAAAAAAATCTCTTAAAATTATTCACGGTTGTTCTCTGAAACAATGAGCCCCCTCGTTGATTTCCATTACAAAGAAAGCAGAAAAACATAGAGAAAACGTAAATTAGAGAGAGAGTACCTACAGCTGCACTCAGATTGTCACAAAGTATTACAAGTGACAAGGGACAGAACATAAACTTAAAACATCCAGAACACACCCAAAGCAACAAAACCAAAGCCACAGGTGGAGGGCATCAGATCATTAACTCTCACAAAAGCAAAAAACTTTGGAGCTTCATATAACACCAATCCTTCTTCTCTAAGTTCCAGCCAAAGGCTCTTTGCATAAATTTCTTCAATAACTTTCTTGGCCAACATCACCCCTTGCTCAATTCTTCCTCTGTCTTGGTTTTCTGCAACGTATACCAAGCATTAAGATAAAAAGCAAAGCCTATACACCAATGAATCAGGATCATCAGGATATCTTTTATCAAAATGAAAGCagaagtgctccctaggtggtgcatgtttcagataagttcaacaatggagtggcatggactaaaggttgtgggaactccttcaagatgctaaggacaaaggattggctaaagcttcaagctcaagactcttcattttacattttagtgatccaagatcacattgagtccataggaaaagccaatactatcaaggagggatgaggtgttgcttaatgagccttttgcttcatgtgcttaatgatatgctccaaaatcctcagctactttcccacttccacaaatgacctaaaccttaagccaaactcggtcctaccaattctttctaaccggcgccaccgagtttcacttgtcataagccactgccaaaccctagcatttcggttctaccgatagggatctcagtctcaccgagatgggattgcaaactctctgtttccctttcgtaacttttcggtctcaccaaaagagcgaatcagtcccaccgagattgcaatgtaaactctatgtttcccttttgtaactttttggtctcaccgaaagagcaaatcggtcccaccgagtttacctgaccaactctctggttagcttattaccaaactcggtctcaccgagtttgtgtaatcggtctcaccgagattacgttatgcccaaacctcctcttcattcgtggagagagccatcagaacacatacacaattccaactcatatgttctgagagagaaccacctactcatgtgttgagaccaagatattccattcctaccatatgaatcttgatctctagccttccccaagttgctttccactcaaatcttctttccacaaaatccaaatcctatgagagagacttgagtgttggggagactatcatttgaagcacaagagcaaggagttcattacctacacaccatttgttacttcttggagagtggtgtctcctagattggctaggtattacttgggagcctccgacaagattgtggagttgaaccaaggagtttgtgagggcaaggagatcgcctacttcgtgaagatctaccgctagtgaggcaagtccttcgtgggcgatggccatggtgggatagataaggttgcttcttcgtggacccttcgtgggtggttgcttcttcgtggacccttcgtgggtggagccctccgtggactcgcgcaaccattacccttcgtgggtggagccctccgtggactcgcgcaaccgttacccttcgtgggttgaagtctccatcaacgtggatgtaggatagcaccacctatccaaaccacgggaaaaacatctgtgtctccaattgcgtttgaattctccaaacccttccccttacattcttgcaagttgcatgctttacattccgctgctcatatactctttgcatgcttgcttgatatgtattgtgtatgttaaaattgtgcctaaaactctactcaaaccaaaaagtccaaaaaattgcaactttagcactaagtgtctaatcaccccccctctagacacatctacttctagatcctacaagtggtatcagagctttggtctccattgccttggtttaatcaccattggaggaagatggatgtgtctaccttagggagtcttagacatagagtgcctattcttgatggagagtattttcacgagtggaaaaatgagatgcttgtaatcttcaatcaatatcatttgaacaagtatattgctagtccttgtgcacctcatattgatcctttgcatcctaccctagatgaagatattgacatgattcgcaatcttagaactattgagctcatcataagaggattgcccaaaaatttgattgctaatttgcctactcttaattgtgcccatactatatggaaatttcttgaggaacgatttcccgatcattccttgaaaaatctggatgaaattctccataaatctattgccttgagtaagatgaactctagtgatcctagttttggtaattgtctatttgaacttaccaatcttaagcacgataaaggagatgttggaatcattagtgatatcatattcgaagctataagaattcataaaagtgaccactttgatgatcatttatctaatgaattaccctctctaggaaatgatgagtcacaagatcatgatgaacatggatactatgatgatgatgatgatgatagtgactt
Proteins encoded in this window:
- the LOC123130947 gene encoding uncharacterized protein, translated to MQPDLAAANRRVMEDLTKKYGVTPETMDYVTLGPVCVEPRRIVKVPRPPIPAAGTEGPPRRHPRAEPSPLEAALLDTVHRHHLQALAMMDREIVGRHARGMLLAGYAYGLHDPVCNILANCLWHDTVFPASSSQEVLQPMMLSCKAIFRLARRSLDALVAFMRAYAPTLSAEEAVSYLSRTAEAMTTFTMPPCLLTEKVFPTQTAWTTPSGLPFWQRISLVTQLARLNFFSLPTVLLLTLFLQSMEFMVTH